Proteins from one Mycteria americana isolate JAX WOST 10 ecotype Jacksonville Zoo and Gardens chromosome 1, USCA_MyAme_1.0, whole genome shotgun sequence genomic window:
- the NCAPD2 gene encoding condensin complex subunit 1 isoform X2, with product MKPGPGGGCSQAGRPQSPSPSRCWRSRSPAAFRTAFRARGALAVLQHFDPLYSLLHHFRAVGTAVKEDALELMMHVVSHHSNELPAILGDSGLSLADRAAHLNALKMNCYLLTGLVDAFEMETCKSGVLEVDPGGKNKKNRTKISGSLWEEEREPLLRLLMQLLQLDLRQLWGGLAVEEEFVSLMTGSCYRILENPSIGLQKYRATREAVTHLLAAALIHYDHIFSATLKITQMLQHFEHVAPVFAQAVSLWATEYGLKTLVGELLREIGQKCPQDLARDASGIKGYATFITELAEQIPALVLSNMSVLLHHLDGESYMMRNAILAAMAEVLVQVLNGDQLEEAARGTRDQFLNMLQAHVCDINSFVRSRTLQFFTRIVQCKALPLTQFQSVVSLAVGRLKDKSVVVVKNAIQLLAVFLSNNPFSCKLSCTDLAEPLKKEVQKLQEIRDCGRSTAAPAITLEEEWEAMLPEVRAATQQLFQPLQEGEEEVLEVEETVESTSEQITGLLRKLNYKSAARLTQKALCRFQGKEPFSGPTEENEATVLAVLKRLYTGSCPGENSEDPQHGNSCLKTREVVPEKQPQTELVKQEMLVQYLQDAYNFSVKITEALSLISKMMYENCVSVVQEAVEFFVTVSQFGVPQALLGVRRMLPLIWSKEPSIKEAVLNAYRRLYLSPSGDSERARAQGLVNSLSLIMVDASLGTIQCLEEIISEFVRKDEIKPAVIQLLWERFTEKSQCSSLERRAAVMLLGMMARGKPEIIGSNLDVLVTVGLSEKVCEDYRLAQEVCNAISKLASNPKPALGKNNAPFRLPQNHMLFGCLSDTVSKGFGQPSGHWIPFMEAAVMLIYQLAEGAEEICAHVLQVCSQQALEKLQEADGQKADPGVSPSRVSDGASSLPTFLLMHLVSLVGQVALQQVVYLEVSVSAELRRRRILREEEKTKKQRPQSTGNEATVEEELGLVGASADDTEAELIRSICETELLDGRHLFSAFVPLVLKICNNPGLYSDSALSAAAALTLGKVCMISSEFCDSHLRLLFTMMEKSTLPGVRSNLIIAAGDLAIRFPNLVEPWTSHLYARLRDPCPRVRQTAGLVMTHLILKDMVKVKGQVSEMATLLIDPEEAIMGVAQNFFSELSNKGNAIYNLLPDIISRLSDPNCGVEEESFHTIMRHLFSYITKDKQTESLVEKLCQRFRTARTERQYRDLSHCLTLLPISERGLHKLQDNFDCFADKLQDPAVYSCFQTVLARFRRAGGKPETKALSEELEQKLSASHNRGLNSAETCQEGSGTPMPEPAKQKPTGSSCRQPLSTANRDEDFVTPQPRTLRNHKRAQKHPSTKTSIITFSSDEENSSEDELPAELKEEETPTKTTPITRSSAHRLR from the exons ATGAAGCCAGGCCCTGGAGGAGGCTGTTCCCAGGCCGGCCGGCCCCAATCCCCCTCGCCCTCTCGCTGCTGGAGGAGCCGCTCGCCCGCAG CCTTCCGGACCGCCTTCCGGGCGCGGGGCGcgctggcagtgctgcagcacttCGACCCCCTCTACAGCTTGCTTCA CCACTTCCGAGCTGTGGGGACTGCCGTCAAGGAGGATGCCCTGGAACTGATGATGCACG TGGTGTCTCATCATTCCAATGAACTTCCTGCCATCTTGGGTGATTCTGGGCTGAGCCTTGCAGACCGCGCTGCTCACCTCAATGCTCTCAAGATGAACTGCTATTTGCTGACTGGCCTGGTGGATGCCTTTGAAATGGAAACCTGCAAGAGTGGTGTGTTGGAGGTGGATCCTGGTGGGAAG AACAAGAAGAACCGTACGAAGATCTCTGGATCCttgtgggaagaggagagggagccGCTCTTACGGCTGCtcatgcagctgctgcagctggatcTCCGTCAGCTTTGGGGTGGTTTGGCGGTGGAAGAAGAGTTTGTCAG CTTAATGACAGGAAGCTGCTACCGTATCCTGGAGAATCCAAGTATCGGTCTTCAGAAGTACCGGGCCACACGGGAGGCTGTGACACAtctgcttgctgcagctctgaTTCACTATGATCACATATTCA GTGCCACTCTGAAGATCACGCAGATGCTGCAGCACTTTGAACATGTAGCCCCAGTGTTTGCACAGGCTGTGAGCCTCTGGGCTACAGAATATGGCCTGAAAACCCTGGTGGGTGAATTGCTAAG GGAAATAGGACAGAAATGTCCACAGGATCTGGCCCGTGATGCTTCTGGAATCAAGGGTTATGCTACCTTTATAACTGAACTGGCTGAACAGATTCCAGCTCTGGTGCTATCCAACATGAGCGTTCTCCTGCATCACTTGGATGGGGAG AGTTATATGATGCGAAATGCCATTCTGGCAGCTATGGCAGAAGTGCTGGTGCAGGTGCTGAATGGTGACCAGCTGGAGGAAGCTGCCCGTGGTACTCGGGACCAGTTCCTGAATATGCTGCAGGCCCACGTCTGTGACATCAATAGCTTTGTGCGCAGCCGCACGCTGCAGTTTTTTACTCGAATTGTTCAGTGCAAG GCCCTGCCTTTGACTCAGTTTCAGTCTGTGGTGTCGCTGGCTGTTGGGCGTCTCAAAGACAAATCTGTGGTAGTAGTTAAAAATGCAATCCAGCTCCTGGCTGTGTTTTTGTCCAACAATCCCTTCTCCTGCAAG TTAAGCTGTACTGACTTGGCTGAGCCACTGAAGAAAGAGGTGCAGAAGCTGCAAGAAATAAGGGACTGTGGCAGATCTACAGCAG ctccaGCAATCACCCTAGAGGAAGAGTGGGAAGCGATGCTGCCAGAAGTTAGGGCTGCCACACAGCAGCTCTTTCAACCActgcaggaaggggaagaggaggtgcTGGAAGTTGAGGAAACAGTGGAGAGTACATCAGAGCAAATCACTGGGCTGCTGAGGAAGCTGAATTACAA GAGTGCAGCCCGCCTTACGCAGAAGGCCCTGTGTCGCTTCCAGGGGAAGGAGCCCTTCAGTGGCCCCACAGAGGAAAACGAGGCAACAGTCCTGGCTGTTCTGAAGAGACTTTACACAG GTTCATGCCCAGGTGAGAACAGTGAGGATCCTCAACATGGCAACAGTTGTCTTAAGACTAGAGAAGTTGTACCAGAAAAGCAGCCTCAAACAGAGCTGGTCAAACAGGAGATGTTGGTGCAATACCTGCAAGATGCTTACaacttctcagtgaaaatcacaGAAGCCCTAAGCCTGATCAGCAAGATGATGTATGAAAACTGTGTCTCAG TGGTGCAGGAAGCCGTTGAATTCTTTGTGACAGTCTCGCAGTTTGGTGTGCCCCAGGCACTGCTTGGAGTCCGCAGGATGCTCCCCCTCATATGGTCAAAAGAGCCTAGTATTAAGGAGGCCGTGCTGAACGCCTACAGGCGGCTCTATCTGAGCCCCAGCGGGGATTCGGAGAG GGCCAGGGCCCAGGGCCTGgtgaattctctctctctcatcatGGTGGATGCATCGCTAGGAACAATTCAGTGCTTAGAAGAAATA atCTCAGAGTTTGTGCGGAAAGATGAAATAAAGCCTGCTGTGATCCAGCTGCTTTGGGAGCGAttcacagaaaaatctcagtGCTCATCACTAGAACGACGTGCTGCTGTGATGCTGCTGGGGATGATGGCACG AGGGAAGCCAGAGATCATAGGTAGCAACTTGGATGTCTTGGTGACAGTAGGGCTGTCTGAGAAGGTATGTGAAGACTATCGCCTGGCTCAAGAAGTATGCAATGCAATCTCCAAACTTGCCAGTAACCCTAAG ccagcactgGGGAAGAACAATGCACCTTTTCGACTGCCACAGAACCACATGCTCTTTGGGTGCCTGAGTGACACTGTGAGTAAAG GCTTTGGCCAGCCAAGTGGTCACTGGATCCCCTTCATGGAGGCAGCGGTAATGCTCATCTACCAGCTAGCAGAAGGGGCAGAGGAGATATGTGCTCACGTCCTGCAGGTGTGCAGTCAGCAAGCTctggagaagctgcaggaggCTGATGGGCAGAAAGCTG ATCCAGGGGTTTCTCCCAGCAGAGTCTCTGATGGTGCTAGCAGTCTCCCCACATTCCTGCTGATGCACCTGGTGTCCCTTGTGGGACAGGTGGCACTGCAGCAGGTAGTGTATTTGGAAGTGTCAGTGAGCGCAGAGCTACGCAGACGCCGCATCctcagagaggaggagaaaacgAAGAAGCAGAGACCCCAG AGCACAGGAAATGAGGCCACTGTGGAGGAGGAGCTGGGCCTTGTGGGAGCCTCAGCTGATGACACCGAGGCTGAGCTCATTCGCAGTATTTGTGAGACAGAACTTCTAGATG GGAGGCACctgttctctgcttttgttcCACTGGTGCTCAAGATCTGCAACAACCCTGGGCTCTACAGTGATTCAGCGCTctcggctgctgcagccctgactCTTGGCAAAGTCTGCATGATCAG CTCCGAGTTCTGTGACTCCCACTTGCGCCTGCTGTTCACTATGATGGAGAAGTCCACTCTGCCTGGTGTGAGATCCAACCTCATTATTGCAGCAGGAGATCTGGCCATCCGTTTCCCCAACCTGGTGGAGCCTTGGACATCACATCTCTATGCCAG GTTGCGGGACCCCTGCCCAAGGGTGAGGCAGACGGCTGGACTGGTGATGACTCACCTCATCCTCAAAGACATGGTAAAGGTGAAGGGCCAAGTGAGCGAAATGGCGACTCTGCTTATAGACCCAGAGGAGGCAATCATGGGAGTGGCTCAGAACTTTTTCAGTGAACTCTCCAACAAG GGTAATGCTATCTATAACCTGCTTCCAGACATAATCAGTCGTCTCTCAGATCCTAACTGCGGTGTAGAAGAGGAATCCTTTCACACTATTATGAG acatCTCTTCTCATATATTACAAAAGACAAACAGACAGAGAGCTTGGTGGAGAAACTTTGTCAGCGATTTCGGACTGCCAG AACTGAGCGTCAATATCGGGATCTGTCCCACTGCCTTACTCTGCTTCCCATCTCGGAACGGGGCCTTCACAAGCTGCAGGACAACTTTGACTGCTTTGCAGACAAGCTCCAAGACCCAGCTGTCTACAGTTGTTTCCAAACTGTGCTGGCTCGATTCCGCAGAGCAGGTGGCAAACCTGAGACTAAA GCTCTGTCCGAAGAGCTGGAGCAGAAGCTGTCTGCCTCCCACAACCGAGGGCTGAATTCAGCAGAGACATGCCAGGAAGGTAGCGGAACTCCAATGCCAGAGCCAGCCAAGCAGAAACCAACAGGAA GTTCATGTCGCCAGCCCCTGAGCACAGCCAACAGGGATGAAGATTTTGTCACACCCCAGCCTCGTACCCTCCGAAACCATAAGCGTGCCCAAAAGCACCCTTCAACCAAAACATCTATTATCACCTTCTCCAGTGATGAGGAGAACAGCTCTGAGGACG AGCTACCAGCAgaattaaaagaggaagaaacccccaccaaaacaacTCCCATCACCAGATCTTCAGCCCACCGGCTGCGCTGA
- the NCAPD2 gene encoding condensin complex subunit 1 isoform X3, with the protein MALAWEFHLPLAPADLLRDGGPGRYVVQAVLPARELPPALVAFRTAFRARGALAVLQHFDPLYSLLHHFRAVGTAVKEDALELMMHVVSHHSNELPAILGDSGLSLADRAAHLNALKMNCYLLTGLVDAFEMETCKSGVLEVDPGGKNKKNRTKISGSLWEEEREPLLRLLMQLLQLDLRQLWGGLAVEEEFVSLMTGSCYRILENPSIGLQKYRATREAVTHLLAAALIHYDHIFSATLKITQMLQHFEHVAPVFAQAVSLWATEYGLKTLVGELLREIGQKCPQDLARDASGIKGYATFITELAEQIPALVLSNMSVLLHHLDGESYMMRNAILAAMAEVLVQVLNGDQLEEAARGTRDQFLNMLQAHVCDINSFVRSRTLQFFTRIVQCKLSCTDLAEPLKKEVQKLQEIRDCGRSTAAPAITLEEEWEAMLPEVRAATQQLFQPLQEGEEEVLEVEETVESTSEQITGLLRKLNYKSAARLTQKALCRFQGKEPFSGPTEENEATVLAVLKRLYTGSCPGENSEDPQHGNSCLKTREVVPEKQPQTELVKQEMLVQYLQDAYNFSVKITEALSLISKMMYENCVSVVQEAVEFFVTVSQFGVPQALLGVRRMLPLIWSKEPSIKEAVLNAYRRLYLSPSGDSERARAQGLVNSLSLIMVDASLGTIQCLEEIISEFVRKDEIKPAVIQLLWERFTEKSQCSSLERRAAVMLLGMMARGKPEIIGSNLDVLVTVGLSEKVCEDYRLAQEVCNAISKLASNPKPALGKNNAPFRLPQNHMLFGCLSDTVSKGFGQPSGHWIPFMEAAVMLIYQLAEGAEEICAHVLQVCSQQALEKLQEADGQKADPGVSPSRVSDGASSLPTFLLMHLVSLVGQVALQQVVYLEVSVSAELRRRRILREEEKTKKQRPQSTGNEATVEEELGLVGASADDTEAELIRSICETELLDGRHLFSAFVPLVLKICNNPGLYSDSALSAAAALTLGKVCMISSEFCDSHLRLLFTMMEKSTLPGVRSNLIIAAGDLAIRFPNLVEPWTSHLYARLRDPCPRVRQTAGLVMTHLILKDMVKVKGQVSEMATLLIDPEEAIMGVAQNFFSELSNKGNAIYNLLPDIISRLSDPNCGVEEESFHTIMRHLFSYITKDKQTESLVEKLCQRFRTARTERQYRDLSHCLTLLPISERGLHKLQDNFDCFADKLQDPAVYSCFQTVLARFRRAGGKPETKALSEELEQKLSASHNRGLNSAETCQEGSGTPMPEPAKQKPTGSSCRQPLSTANRDEDFVTPQPRTLRNHKRAQKHPSTKTSIITFSSDEENSSEDELPAELKEEETPTKTTPITRSSAHRLR; encoded by the exons ATGGCACTGGCCTGGGAGTTCCAcctgcccctcgcccccgccgACCTGCTGCGGGACGGCGGCCCTGGGCGCTACGTAGTGCAGGCGGTGCTGCCCGCCCGCGAGCTGCCGCCCGCCCTCGTAG CCTTCCGGACCGCCTTCCGGGCGCGGGGCGcgctggcagtgctgcagcacttCGACCCCCTCTACAGCTTGCTTCA CCACTTCCGAGCTGTGGGGACTGCCGTCAAGGAGGATGCCCTGGAACTGATGATGCACG TGGTGTCTCATCATTCCAATGAACTTCCTGCCATCTTGGGTGATTCTGGGCTGAGCCTTGCAGACCGCGCTGCTCACCTCAATGCTCTCAAGATGAACTGCTATTTGCTGACTGGCCTGGTGGATGCCTTTGAAATGGAAACCTGCAAGAGTGGTGTGTTGGAGGTGGATCCTGGTGGGAAG AACAAGAAGAACCGTACGAAGATCTCTGGATCCttgtgggaagaggagagggagccGCTCTTACGGCTGCtcatgcagctgctgcagctggatcTCCGTCAGCTTTGGGGTGGTTTGGCGGTGGAAGAAGAGTTTGTCAG CTTAATGACAGGAAGCTGCTACCGTATCCTGGAGAATCCAAGTATCGGTCTTCAGAAGTACCGGGCCACACGGGAGGCTGTGACACAtctgcttgctgcagctctgaTTCACTATGATCACATATTCA GTGCCACTCTGAAGATCACGCAGATGCTGCAGCACTTTGAACATGTAGCCCCAGTGTTTGCACAGGCTGTGAGCCTCTGGGCTACAGAATATGGCCTGAAAACCCTGGTGGGTGAATTGCTAAG GGAAATAGGACAGAAATGTCCACAGGATCTGGCCCGTGATGCTTCTGGAATCAAGGGTTATGCTACCTTTATAACTGAACTGGCTGAACAGATTCCAGCTCTGGTGCTATCCAACATGAGCGTTCTCCTGCATCACTTGGATGGGGAG AGTTATATGATGCGAAATGCCATTCTGGCAGCTATGGCAGAAGTGCTGGTGCAGGTGCTGAATGGTGACCAGCTGGAGGAAGCTGCCCGTGGTACTCGGGACCAGTTCCTGAATATGCTGCAGGCCCACGTCTGTGACATCAATAGCTTTGTGCGCAGCCGCACGCTGCAGTTTTTTACTCGAATTGTTCAGTGCAAG TTAAGCTGTACTGACTTGGCTGAGCCACTGAAGAAAGAGGTGCAGAAGCTGCAAGAAATAAGGGACTGTGGCAGATCTACAGCAG ctccaGCAATCACCCTAGAGGAAGAGTGGGAAGCGATGCTGCCAGAAGTTAGGGCTGCCACACAGCAGCTCTTTCAACCActgcaggaaggggaagaggaggtgcTGGAAGTTGAGGAAACAGTGGAGAGTACATCAGAGCAAATCACTGGGCTGCTGAGGAAGCTGAATTACAA GAGTGCAGCCCGCCTTACGCAGAAGGCCCTGTGTCGCTTCCAGGGGAAGGAGCCCTTCAGTGGCCCCACAGAGGAAAACGAGGCAACAGTCCTGGCTGTTCTGAAGAGACTTTACACAG GTTCATGCCCAGGTGAGAACAGTGAGGATCCTCAACATGGCAACAGTTGTCTTAAGACTAGAGAAGTTGTACCAGAAAAGCAGCCTCAAACAGAGCTGGTCAAACAGGAGATGTTGGTGCAATACCTGCAAGATGCTTACaacttctcagtgaaaatcacaGAAGCCCTAAGCCTGATCAGCAAGATGATGTATGAAAACTGTGTCTCAG TGGTGCAGGAAGCCGTTGAATTCTTTGTGACAGTCTCGCAGTTTGGTGTGCCCCAGGCACTGCTTGGAGTCCGCAGGATGCTCCCCCTCATATGGTCAAAAGAGCCTAGTATTAAGGAGGCCGTGCTGAACGCCTACAGGCGGCTCTATCTGAGCCCCAGCGGGGATTCGGAGAG GGCCAGGGCCCAGGGCCTGgtgaattctctctctctcatcatGGTGGATGCATCGCTAGGAACAATTCAGTGCTTAGAAGAAATA atCTCAGAGTTTGTGCGGAAAGATGAAATAAAGCCTGCTGTGATCCAGCTGCTTTGGGAGCGAttcacagaaaaatctcagtGCTCATCACTAGAACGACGTGCTGCTGTGATGCTGCTGGGGATGATGGCACG AGGGAAGCCAGAGATCATAGGTAGCAACTTGGATGTCTTGGTGACAGTAGGGCTGTCTGAGAAGGTATGTGAAGACTATCGCCTGGCTCAAGAAGTATGCAATGCAATCTCCAAACTTGCCAGTAACCCTAAG ccagcactgGGGAAGAACAATGCACCTTTTCGACTGCCACAGAACCACATGCTCTTTGGGTGCCTGAGTGACACTGTGAGTAAAG GCTTTGGCCAGCCAAGTGGTCACTGGATCCCCTTCATGGAGGCAGCGGTAATGCTCATCTACCAGCTAGCAGAAGGGGCAGAGGAGATATGTGCTCACGTCCTGCAGGTGTGCAGTCAGCAAGCTctggagaagctgcaggaggCTGATGGGCAGAAAGCTG ATCCAGGGGTTTCTCCCAGCAGAGTCTCTGATGGTGCTAGCAGTCTCCCCACATTCCTGCTGATGCACCTGGTGTCCCTTGTGGGACAGGTGGCACTGCAGCAGGTAGTGTATTTGGAAGTGTCAGTGAGCGCAGAGCTACGCAGACGCCGCATCctcagagaggaggagaaaacgAAGAAGCAGAGACCCCAG AGCACAGGAAATGAGGCCACTGTGGAGGAGGAGCTGGGCCTTGTGGGAGCCTCAGCTGATGACACCGAGGCTGAGCTCATTCGCAGTATTTGTGAGACAGAACTTCTAGATG GGAGGCACctgttctctgcttttgttcCACTGGTGCTCAAGATCTGCAACAACCCTGGGCTCTACAGTGATTCAGCGCTctcggctgctgcagccctgactCTTGGCAAAGTCTGCATGATCAG CTCCGAGTTCTGTGACTCCCACTTGCGCCTGCTGTTCACTATGATGGAGAAGTCCACTCTGCCTGGTGTGAGATCCAACCTCATTATTGCAGCAGGAGATCTGGCCATCCGTTTCCCCAACCTGGTGGAGCCTTGGACATCACATCTCTATGCCAG GTTGCGGGACCCCTGCCCAAGGGTGAGGCAGACGGCTGGACTGGTGATGACTCACCTCATCCTCAAAGACATGGTAAAGGTGAAGGGCCAAGTGAGCGAAATGGCGACTCTGCTTATAGACCCAGAGGAGGCAATCATGGGAGTGGCTCAGAACTTTTTCAGTGAACTCTCCAACAAG GGTAATGCTATCTATAACCTGCTTCCAGACATAATCAGTCGTCTCTCAGATCCTAACTGCGGTGTAGAAGAGGAATCCTTTCACACTATTATGAG acatCTCTTCTCATATATTACAAAAGACAAACAGACAGAGAGCTTGGTGGAGAAACTTTGTCAGCGATTTCGGACTGCCAG AACTGAGCGTCAATATCGGGATCTGTCCCACTGCCTTACTCTGCTTCCCATCTCGGAACGGGGCCTTCACAAGCTGCAGGACAACTTTGACTGCTTTGCAGACAAGCTCCAAGACCCAGCTGTCTACAGTTGTTTCCAAACTGTGCTGGCTCGATTCCGCAGAGCAGGTGGCAAACCTGAGACTAAA GCTCTGTCCGAAGAGCTGGAGCAGAAGCTGTCTGCCTCCCACAACCGAGGGCTGAATTCAGCAGAGACATGCCAGGAAGGTAGCGGAACTCCAATGCCAGAGCCAGCCAAGCAGAAACCAACAGGAA GTTCATGTCGCCAGCCCCTGAGCACAGCCAACAGGGATGAAGATTTTGTCACACCCCAGCCTCGTACCCTCCGAAACCATAAGCGTGCCCAAAAGCACCCTTCAACCAAAACATCTATTATCACCTTCTCCAGTGATGAGGAGAACAGCTCTGAGGACG AGCTACCAGCAgaattaaaagaggaagaaacccccaccaaaacaacTCCCATCACCAGATCTTCAGCCCACCGGCTGCGCTGA